TCTTCATTTGGAAGATTGATCAAGGCATTAAACAGTTCATGGTGTTCCAGCTTTGCTAGTAAAATTAACACTAGTTGCATCGTAAATCATTCCGTACAAATAAAAGTTTCCAAGCTACATTGCAAAATATAGTAGCCGCGTTGAGATCAAATAGTCTCTCAACTTAAGcatattttatatatatatatatatatatatatatatatatatatatatatatatattgttgaAGGGCACATACCGGCTGAATGATGACCATCCGGACAAGCTGTCTTCTGCATAAACCAAAAATATGCATGAATCAAGTTATATATTTATGGAAATAAATACATAACACTACTATAATGGTGGTTTTACCGATGCAACAGTTACACTAAAAGATATTTAATTATAATGTAGAAACTTTCTAAATATATCTGGTTATGGGTATTCAGGCGGTGGTGGACACATTTATTCTTGTGCTATAAGTTTCTGATAAGGGGTGATCACCTTCTTCTGAAGTTTTCTCCCTTTGAACATGCCTGTTGTCGGCCCGTTGAAATCCAGGAAGTCTTTCACGTCATTCTTGGAACGGAAGTCCCTGCGGTACTCCCTATGTTGAAAGGTCTACATATAAGCAATTTACTTGGCATTAATATCATAGCTTTACATAAAAATAATGATGTGAGAGAAATGTATGCTATACTCCATTGATTACAAGGACTCTTTATGTTTTGCTCCCAGGCACTTGCAGTCTTCAAAATTTATCTTTCAAACAACAAGTTCTATGCTGCATGTATAAATGCACAACATAACGGAACTATAATATCTTGCGAAAATAAACTCATATCAATTTGAAACATCATTGGTGGAAAATTTCAAGGACTTTGAAAAACAAGGTGGCCCATCCTAGTTCAGAGATATTTCAACACACAATGCACCATCCCTGCATTAAATTGTCTTCAACATTAGTTTCTACTGTCATAGCTTAGGCATGCAGAACATACAAAACTATAATATCCTGTGAACTATTTTTCATGAAATTCAACTCATACCAATTTGAGAAAATGTTGACAGAAAATTAAAATTTACGTTTTCACCATGCAACAGATCTTTATTTTCCATGAATAAAATAAGAAGGATGTCATTGAATGTATGTTCTTTAATGATAATGTGCTCAGTATTTTATTGAACATCCCTACATTTACTGAAATATTACTAAATGATTATGATGTAGATCAGTGGGTCAATATCAGAATAGCTCGCGGCAATGGCTTTATGCTCTACAACATTTCATGCACTTCCTCTTCTTCTTATGTGGCAgtgcttcttctttttcttcttagGGATAAAAATTGATATTCATAATAAACACAAGATTCAGGATAAAATAATGTGTGCACGCAAGATTATTAGAATATAATTCTAAAGCAGCAACTCTTATTTCGGACTTTCTTGAAATATGATTGAAACATCCCAAAAAATGCCTTGAAACCACTAAACAAAATGTCCAGATATAAATTTATATATTTGAAAATAGTGCCAGGCATGAATCATGCTCAAGCTCAACTGAAGCACGCCAAGATGCTAGAATTACATGAAAATGATAATTTAAATGAATTTACACACAACATAGAACAATGCATAGCAGAAGAGCAATCAGATCGATGTGTTGACATCTAGGGTACCGAAAAGCGTAAGAAGAGAAGGAACATCGCTTGTCTGTGCATATGTACAGAGAGATGGTATATATGTTCTACAAGGAATTATATCTAAGTATATCATTTTACTTCAGGACCAAAAAATGCCAGTTTGGAATAGATCGAACCAGTACTGCCAAAAAAAATATACATAGCAATCATAAACTGCATCACCTGAGAAAATATTCTTCAGTTAGCAGAAAATATTTTTCAGGTGCGGTAGCAAAAGGCATATGTGAACAAAGCCACAGATCTAGATATACAGAAGCAAAGTTAATCAAATATGGAGAAGATTTCAGCACTTCCTAAATAGAATTACTAACCCAATCCTTGCGCCCATCATCTCTAAATTCAATGAAAGCTGTCCATTCTCCTTCCTTGTAAGATTTATGTGACTTCAACTTGGAGGGAATGGGAACTTCTCGTTTTCCAACACGAGCAGATTGGTCTTTTAAGCGACGTAGCTCAGCTTCAACAAACGGGACTGGATCCTTACCTCCATAGGGAACCGGAATCATACGTAAAGGAACCGCTTCTACCGGCTTCAGACCCTTCATCTTTGGATCTTGAATATTCACTGGGACTAGCGCAGCAGACACagtctcttcctcctctgcatATATCACTGCAGGAGGGACTTCACTATCGGAAAAGGTTGATAAACTCATCTCAGAGTCACTCCACGGATCTAGGGTTTCCCTAGTTGATGAATCCATGGCCAACTGACAGAGGTGCGAGCCTTTCTCTTTCTATTTGTATAGTGGAGCGAGGGGGCTTGTGACTTGTGAGTATTATGTAGTCCAAAATAAAATGTTTTCTTGTTCTTCTAGATGAACTGTAAAGTTACTATAATAGTCCAAAAATAAAAGGATGCTTGTTTTCTTACGTGAACTGTAAAGCTATACTAGTACAAAATGAAAGCTTGCTTCTTTTCCTAGTTGAACTGTAAAGCTATACAACGTAGTAACGGACACTAGGGATACCACCCAGCTATGCAAATTTAATGCATTCCTAGCAAAAACCATTTGCCAGTTTTTCCAATCTGTGTTCTACCAAGAGCAAGCTGTTTTGCTCAGGCTGACGGTCTGATCCAGCCAAATTGTTCAACCAGCTTTTAAAATCCAGCTTGTGATTTCGAACACCACGGCTTATGGTACAGCTTTTACTATCCACCAACCCCAAGAATCCCACAAGCTAGCTCATCCCGTGGAGCTCTCCTGAATCTTTTTGTTGGCCACCACAGTGGCCCCCACACTGACATGGGCGCCGCTGCTGCCACAATGAGCACGTGCTGCAGGCCTCACCCTGGAGCACGTTGATTCATTCCTTTCCCAGCGCTGCCTGTCTTGACCTTGCGCCAGAGGTAGACCTTAGCTGTCCTTGCAGCATTGCATGGAACATGTGGCGAGCCAGGGTCTTGGAATCACGGGAAGGATTGGGGTCGCTCAGGGTTACGCTATCCACCACATTCATTTCAAAAGAATCTTATTGCGGTGGTCCGATCTTCAAATAGTATGTTAATGAATTAAGGATAACTTGCTATGAGTAGCGGGGTAACTAGCATTTTTTTACGAACGATAACCGATGTGCATGTTTCAATTGATATAGTAGAAAAAATAAAGAATTTTGTTCCTTATAAGCCATAACCAGGCATTCAAAAAGAAACTAGAGAAATCAACTAGCAAAGTTATGCGCCAAAAACAAACCACATACGCTACCGGAGAAGATGATCACACACTGGAACAGCTGCTAAGCGTGACCGACCACTGCATGGCCACGAAGGCACCACAAGCGCTCCGTCTCGTTTTACATTGCCCAGCCACACATCGTAAGGGCATGGACTCCTAGACGTGGACATGGACAAGGAGTGTAAAGGGAGAGGACTCGAGTGAAGAAGGATCCACCCACCCCCCTGCACGAATCCACTGCTGCCGAGACGACCAAGAGCACCACACTACTACCATGTGGATGAGCTATATATACTAGGGCAAAATAAAAGTTTGCTTCTTTTCCTAGGTGAACTACTCCAAAACAAAAGCTTGCTTCTTTTCCAATGTGAAGATAAAGCAATGGGCACTAGGTATAGCATCTATGCAAAATTTAATGCATTCCTAGCAAAAAGAACCATTTGCTAGTTTTTTCCATCAATTTGAATGATAAGTTTTAATTTGACCACTTCCTAGGCATTTAGTCCCTCCAGCGTAAATTCCTTTCTTAATAAATTTGTTGTCTTTATGTTTGTACAAGCTGCCTTTGGAAGGCGAAAGGATGATGATATTGTAGTTGGATCAACCAGCTCTTGTCCAGACTCGTACATGGGGCAGcaattgtcacaccctaaaatatttaattttagaatTTAAATATTTTTTAGAATACTTTTATCCATCATTTAGATTTTTTCAAGATTTAACCAgatttttctaaaatttattCCCTTTTCTCTGAGAGCTTATCCAATTTTTGGAAGTTTCTTCAAATCTTTTCATGagctccaaatattttatttttactCCTCGTGCTCCAAGCTATTTCTAGGATTCTTCTTGTAATCTTTAAGATTGAACTCTTTTTCTAGAGACATAAGTTTTTTTTCAGCTCAAGAAGAAGAAAAcaatttttttctttctccaattttttctctcttctccttcctcgTTTTCCTTCTTTCTGTTCTCTTCCTGGGCTGCCATTTTCCTTTTCCCCATGCTGGCCCATTCCTTCCTTCCCTGTTCCCTGCGTGCAGCATGCCGGCCCAGCTCCACTTCGCTCGCCTCCTCCTCACTCCTCCCTCTTTCCTCTTCCACAGCGCGCGCCTCCTCTTTTTTGGAACTAGCTCCCACCACTCCCTACACACACGTACAGGCTCTGAGATTTTAGTGATGCCTAGAGCAGGTGAATAGACGTAtttgaaaatttatgaaaaattcttCGCAGTGGTTTAAACTATCAGAACTTCCGACCTCTTGTAGAAACTTTCGACGGGTTGGAACTTCCGATACAGGGTTGGAACTTCCGACGATAggaaagtttttaaataaaatttaaaaatAAACTTAAAACTGCAGAATATATTTGAATCAGAAGTTTATCAATGATGTGTGGGAGTACTACGGGTGATCTTTGCGAGAGCAACAACACGAGAACGTGGATCGGCACAAAGCAAACTCTAGGTCAACAAGAACTAGATAAATGCTATAAAAACAAGAGACAAGAGATTTATTCACCGAAATTTACTTTCACCAagggagctacgtctccgttgatgAGCTCACAAGGAGCCAGATCTTACACTAACCCATTTTCTCAAaagatgggtaatacaaacgTCCCGAGGTGCAcacacacgagaggacgctCAACCGTGCGACGTCGAACtgtctagaagcaagcttcaagagtaataAATGCGAATCGAAGaatgaagatgcttcaagtgtTTTTGAGATGAACGTAGATGACCTCACACTCAAATCCCCAAATCTCACATCTCAATCTTGCTCTTACCCAAGCTCTAGCTCAAATCAACTTAAAGATTAGCTCAAGGAGGGAGTGGGGAGGAGTGGTGATTGCTCTTGAGGGCATTTTGCACGGGGTAGTTCAGCAGCAAGTGAAAAGGGGGCTGAGGGGTATAAATAACCGAaccccaaaaactagccgtcAGTGTAGAGGATAATTGATTGTCGGAACTTCTACCGTTAGCAAAAAACAGCAGCCATCAGTGTATAGGATAATTGATTGTCAGAACTTCTGCAGTTAGCCATAAAACAGCTGGCCAAGGATCCCCCGTCGGAAATATCCGGCAACTTCCGATAGGGGTCCGAACATGGTAGGAACTTCTGACACACACTAAGTCACTGAGAAAACTAAGTGTACAAGAGTGTGATTTGTGTCTCTCATAGATGGTTAGCATCCTAATTAAGCACTTTAACATCTTTATGCAATCTATTTgtgtttcctatactcaaaatTAAAATGGAAATTAATAAAGATTTTCTTTTAGGCTCCAACACCATCTTTCAAATAAATTAACATCTTTTCTTACTTTTTTTCATTTCATCAAATTTTAACCTATTCATAATTCAATAAACTCATTAGCTCTTTAATTATGGATATCATCAATACCAAAATCCATCTAGGGAGCCAAACACACTTTCACGCCCCTCGCGTCACCAATAGTCGGACACCACCTGTCAGATCCACTACTTCCATGCAAGCGAACCCGAGTTGGGTTCGGCTCCCCTCCACCACCTGAGTCCCATGTGGGCATGCATGTCTAGACCACACGTCGCCCTTTAACCCTAGCGCATAGCCTCGATCCGCGTCCGCAAGCCCCGTGCCGCACCCGAGGCCGCGATTCCTTGTCGGCGGCATTCCTCCACGCACTCTGACTTTGATATCTGAGCTCCAGGGAGAATCAAGCTTGGATCCGGTGCTCGCATCCCTCTTCCCCGAGCCCTTTGCATAGTTTCCGACCATGCCGTCCAGCACCGCATGGGATCACCGTCGGTCATTGCCGAGGCCGCTCCGTCTTCCCAAAGTACCCCATCGCGTTCTCCCTTGTCTCCCAAAGCCCTAGAGCCCCACAACATTGTTTTTGGTGCACCGCAGCTTTTCCCACCTGTACGCCTTCACCAGCGTTGCATCACGTCTCGTCAGGCCAATGCTGCAAGTTCCAATCGGCCGTCATCGTAGCCAAACATATTGCACCGCTTGGAGCCTTTCGATGTCGATCCAATAATGGATGGGGTCGGAGTCTGCATACCGGTTGACCTAAGTTAAACACGGTCAGCAGGACACTTTTGCATAGATCCCCCGAGATGTATCCGATATAAACCTGCAGTCCGCaatagttcaaaagtaattacaaTTTAATCCTATTTTTATTATCTAGTGCCCTAAACCTGCACGATCATATTTAGTTGTTTTAGCAACGTAGCCCTTGTAGTCTTAGAAGTAATTATATTTAGACCCTTAGTTTCTTTCTATTTAGCCTCTCTAATTAGTTTTTCTCGCATTTAAGCTGCTTCAGCCTTGTTTCAAGCATATCTTTAACGTTTTAACTTTATTTTTAGTGTTTCTTGTTCTGTTACcttcgttgtaacgcgtagaaatAGTTTTTCCACTTCTTTTCACATTCTCACAttatttggtgtactgttcttagtgatcttgtttgtttgtttgtatgtttGTGTCGGTGCTTATCGCGAATAGAAATAAGGCTATCTCagagttttgaagattaagAATTTCAAGAACAAGTGTTTAAGACTTTGAACAGCTATTGTTTAGAATAAAGGGCTAAGTTTTCCTTAATCATACTTGTTATACTAATAAACTTTAATTAATCACCTTTGCATGCTGTGTTATTAATACGATGGGTGTTATTTAAGGTTTTACCTAGTCTTTATGATAATTTATTGTTAACCTGAGTTTTATCGTTCCGTGGAGTAGCTATGTTTAGTTTCTTTAAATTGGTTGCGGTATAGGAATGATGATAActatgatgacaacaatgatggtGATAAGCTTTTTTTTGGTTTATATTTTGTTGATTACAATATGAACTTGTATTAATTGGTATACAGAGTGACTATCTAGGAAAGGAGTGCAACCACAAGAACTATATACGATCTGATCTTGGATAATTAATTAGATTTTTCTACGTTGTTAGTAGCTTACTAAAAGGTGCAAGAGGGGAATCTTGGTTTAAGAGAGGTACTTAGCCCGCCAAAGGGATTGATATGCCTACGAGGTGCACCTATTTTGGGGAAGGATACACTCGACTAGCTGCTGAAACCTCACGAGCTACTACATTTTAGGGAGTCTCTATAAAGGCATCGAATTGAATCCATAGCCACTCACCTCGGCATGTTTAAGCGGCTAGCTACCTGGAGCGACATGGGAGACATGACATGTAGGTAAAGATGTGCAACATCTGTAGTGTCTAAAATTAATATATTAgtcatgctcacggttaagagtggtCTTGATCCTTGCATAATTAATGAATTTGAATATAAATTAAATTATGGCTTATGGTTTTGGTTATGCTTTATGCATCGGTTACCTGTTTCTTTAAATACGGGTTGGTGTACACTTATATCTTAGTAGTTAGATGCAAATAAAAGTAGACCAATTAAAATTGCGTACTGCAATTAACCTATAAGCTTTTCCGTACTTTTGGCCTTTCATATCATATTATTTACAACGCTTGCTGAGTACTAACCATAGTGTACCACTCTTGTTATAACCACTACTCAAAAGAAAAAGTTGATGTGAAATATTTTGAAGAAGATGATAAGTTCTAGACGTACGCAACTCCCGGTCTATTTGCCTATGAAGTTTGGAGCATTTGTTTTTAGGATAAACAATATAACTCTAATAGACTCCTAGTTGTTGTAATTCTCTATAGTTTAAGTTTGGAGGTTTCATCTTCAGAATTAAGCATTGTGAGAACTATCAACATCAATGAGCAAGATGAAAATCACTTTTTGTTTGCCTAGCACGCAATCTGTTTGTGTTGTATTATTATAAAAAACACATTCAAGTCATGCTCAATACAGGCTGAGGCTCAGGCAATTACTGCAAACTGCAAACGCCACGATTATTGAAAGTTTTGCTTAACATCTACAAGTACACACAGCACTATTGCATGCAATAGATACAAAATAAATATGGACAACGAACCATCCAATAAGATACTTGATTTTGAAAAAGCACCTGGCTTCGCCCTGAGCACGTGGCATGCACACAACAGTATCACCCCACCAGAAGCAACAGACGACACTCTCAAGCGTCCTCTCCCAAACGGTCAAACTGCAAACCAGACACCCAGGATCTGCTCTGTTCCATACCACAGGCCATCGATCCAGGGTCCCCATCTGACAGAAGTTCAGCGGAGACACATGGCACGTGAGTGCGCACGATTAAAGCAGGTGAATCAGAGGGGAAGATTTTTCTTTCAAGAAGCAGACAATCTTGGTTTAAAACAGGTTGTGAAAGAGCTCTCAAGATCATGGACGAGacttcacatacttgcacactGATCAGGGAGAATACAGAAGCAGAGGCAGTAAGAACCTCTCACATAGAAAATAGCAATGCGTGACTTAACACCAAGCAATAGATCAACAGAAAGCAATAGATCAACAGAAAGTTTAGGAGTATAATTTTACGGACCGACTAGCCTGAAAGAAAAGTTCAATCACGGCTGTCTACATGACAGCCACCTCCTCCTCGCGGACGCGGCGGAAGGAGAGCACCCGGCGCACGCCGAGGAGCTCCGTGATGGCGATCTTCCAGAGCTGGCGCCAGTGGTCCCCGTACGGTGCGAAGATAGCGCGAAGATGATGTCCCGGCTGCCGTTTGTGAGCGCGTGCAGGGTTTTCTTTATGGGCCGAAATTTACCAAAATTTCTATTCTATCCGTGAGGTCTGATAAAACTAGATATCGGCCaaatttttctgatttttcctaCTCACACGTAGATGGTCTAAATTCACCCATGTCACGATCCCGTACTTATAATATTTTATTCTTGATTTTATCTGTGAATAAGTGATGTTTAACAGTTTAGGAATAATTTCAAGTCAAATTCTACGAATTTTTTTAAATTTGGTCCGATATTTTCGATATATTCTTGTTATCCTATTTATCCATGACCTCCGAACGCCATGTCGTGCGTCTTCATCACCTCGCGGCCGCGACGCGAATGCCTTGTTATCCTATTTGGTCTTCAgcggccgcgacgcgaacgccaTGTCGTGCGTCTTCATCACCTCGCGCGCCACGTCGGCGGACGACACCACCACCGTCGGCACCTCGCCCATCCGGAGCAGCATGACGGGCCCGTGGCGCCGTGCCAGGTCCCGCaacgcgcggtgcgggagctTGCCGGCGATGTGGTGCGGGCTGCCGATGACAGGCAACTGCCATGGCCCCGGTGGAAGCTGCCGCCCGTGGCCGTGAGCCCTGGCGCGCCGGCCTTGACGAGCACGACGAGCAGCGGCACGAGAGCCAACCCGAAGTAGAGGTAGTCCTGGCGCTCCATTGGTGCGGGCGTGTGGGTACCTGGTGACATCTGCAGAGCAACTTAATTAGCATATGGTGTTAAACTAAATCGTTCTACTGTAACACCAATCATTTAGCCTTTCAAAAAAAACACCAATCATTTAGCGATACATACATCTCTTAATGTTATCGGCGACTTTGTGCCACAGAAACACTATAACAAAAAAGAAATGATCTATCATGCTGACAAAGACTTGCTAGCGTACCGTACTtgttcttcttttctttctttttctttggcCCACATTTCAGAGCATTCATTATTATTGATATCCACAGCGATTATACAAGGTTTATTTATGTAGTACTTTTTCCTTTGACAGCAAATATCGATTTATTAGTATACCGATATGGTCCTCGATCTATACAATTATTTGACTAGTAATACCTACAACAATATAAATGGAATGAGTTGTATATTATGAACATATTTTCATAATGAATCTAGTAATTAAAATCCTGTTTTGTCAATCTATGTCAAATTATGGATTTTACTTCCTATATTCAGAAAAGAAAGTGGCGATTGGACGCAGCCTCTAGAATACTACTTTGACTAGTAACTTTTGTAGAATATATTTGTAACACATAACATGAAACTTCTTTTTGACACAGAAAGTAACGTCTAATCAGAGTTTGGCATGGCTAACTTCAAAGAAATTATATTAGGACAAACTTTTTGCTTATATTTATGATGGAAGTATATATGCAGGGGAAATCGACATTGCAATTATGTAGTGACCCTCTCATGTGGCTATATATGTTGGGTGGAAGAATAATTCATTTCACCCAAGTTCTGAGATCCCTATCGCCGAGGCAAGACTACCATATAATGATTTATTTTCTATTAAGTTATCTTGAATATGTAAGGCTACCAGACGGCACCACAGTACTAGAACATACATCGTACGTCCAACACCAAAAGACAACAGTTGTTGTATATTTATCAAGTCTTTACTACATTTTAGCACGCAGTGAACAATTCTGGGTACAGCCAATATTTGTACCAGGACAACTGAATTTTCTGCAAAGCCATTAACAACAGTACGAGATGGGAACTAATATTGGATCGCCACAGATAGAAGACAGCATCATCACAGATGCAAACTTGCTCCTTGTATACATAATGGTCGAGGAGATAGTCCACTGGCAGCTAGACCTTCTCATGTATTGACTGAGCTGAAGCCGGTGCAGACGAAACTGAAGGCTGTGCGTATTATGAAAAGCACAATCAATTCAGAGTGGCATTACGGAAATTATTTATGAACTATAAGTGACACCAAGGTACTGGAATGTCTTAAATAAATGAGAACTTCGCTTGCATGAATTTAATTTAATGGATATAAATGAAATAGTTTGTAGCCAAAAAAATGAAATAGTTTGTATTTAGTCAGCATTCACTATATTCCACAATCGCACATAAATGAAATAGTTTGTAGCCAAAAAAATGAAATGTATATTTAGTACTAACAATACAGTTCTATGACCCGTTTATAAAATCGATATATTTCTCCATTATATTTCACAAATATTTTGGTGCATACTTTGTAAGTAATGAAAGTTTGGAGGAAATTAATATTACACATTGGTAGTACAGTAAGCTAGTATGTTTATAACAAACTTACGATCTAGATAGAACAACATTAATAAACTCCATAGTTCATATGTATACATGCCCTTCTGAAAGTTGCAGTTCTTTTTGCACAAATCGACGCAAAAGTTCTTGAGATGTAATAAACTTGCAAACATTTACCTATGTATGAACCATATATAGAAAGGTAGATAATAATAATCAAAATAAAGAGCACGATTAAAGGTATTAAAACATTTGAAAGGCAGAAAGAGTACCATGCGAGGGGCTGATATCAACTCCAAACTCGTTGCTGCAGAAACACCTCTTAGAATCACACAGCCTGCACTGCCAttgaaatgaaccggattcct
Above is a genomic segment from Panicum hallii strain FIL2 chromosome 8, PHallii_v3.1, whole genome shotgun sequence containing:
- the LOC112903540 gene encoding uncharacterized protein LOC112903540, producing MDSSTRETLDPWSDSEMSLSTFSDSEVPPAVIYAEEEETVSAALVPVNIQDPKMKGLKPVEAVPLRMIPVPYGGKDPVPFVEAELRRLKDQSARVGKREVPIPSKLKSHKSYKEGEWTAFIEFRDDGRKDWTFQHREYRRDFRSKNDVKDFLDFNGPTTGMFKGRKLQKKVITPYQKLIAQE